The following coding sequences lie in one Scatophagus argus isolate fScaArg1 chromosome 9, fScaArg1.pri, whole genome shotgun sequence genomic window:
- the LOC124065386 gene encoding neuronal acetylcholine receptor subunit alpha-7-like isoform X2, whose product MIKLSLCKCHFFFLLLLFCDSCPLHLRLAYSVSVQGPHQRFLLRELLRDYNPMERPVANDSQALTVQFSLTLMQVMDVDEKNQIITTNAWLQMWYDHYLQWNQSEYPGVKNLRFTPDQVWTPDILLYNSAHDKFDATFKTNVLVNSSGFCEYLPPGIFISTCNVDVRWFPFDIQRCELKFGSWTFDGWLLDLQMKEADVSGYMPNGEWDLLEVPGGRHEVFYDCCAEPYPDVTFVVTLRRRTLFYALNLLIPCVLLSSMTLLVFLLPANSGEKISLGITVLLSLTVFMLMVAEIMPATSDSVPLIGQYFASTMVIVGMSVVATVIVLQFHHHSPKDGQMPHWVHLVLLQWVPWFLRMKRPGEGVEPTLSNSQTDSQSKTLSSPTTTTIPTPVPSILPQSLNSLQASLAQLSHPMSQPLSLQPNAQAVILPNPGHRDPSPSPHPQPNGHLLYMGFQTIQTNAELEPVQRSGTTSYGRANSGLCGGEGEGGAAAGGRGGTGDTPICHHLPSSKFGNLQQDTSVSPDPEPSTTSSGPCGLENVAGAGRPAIIHTHSGVIRSVAVDSQLQALLVEVQFLVERVREQDRQLSLAEEWQFAAAVIDRLFLVGFSVFNIICTIAILMAAPNFGEALSKDFL is encoded by the exons ATGATAAAGCTTTCTCTTTgtaaatgtcacttttttttcctcttgctcCTCTTTTGTGATTCCTGTCCCCTCCATCTCCGCTTGGCTTATTCAGTGTCAGTGCAGGGTCCTCACCAGCGGTTCCTGCTCAGGGAGCTGCTGAGGGACTACAACCCCATGGAGAGGCCGGTGGCCAACGACTCCCAGGCTCTCACTGTTCAATTCTCCCTTACTCTAATGCAGGTCATGGATGTG GATGAAAAGAACCAGATCATTACCACGAATGCTTGGCTGCAGATG TGGTATGACCACTACCTCCAGTGGAACCAGTCAGAGTATCCTGGAGTTAAGAACCTCCGTTTCACTCCTGACCAGGTCTGGACACCTGACATACTGCTTTACAACAG TGCTCATGATAAGTTTGATGCCACCTTTAAGACCAATGTACTAGTTAACTCCAGCGGCTTCTGTGAGTACCTGCCTCCAG GAATATTTATCAGCACATGCAATGTGGATGTGCGATGGTTCCCATTTGACATCCAGCGCTGTGAACTGAAGTTTGGCTCCTGGACATTTGATGGCTGGCTGCTCGACCTCCAGATGAAGGAGGCAGATGTGTCAGGATACATGCCCAATGGAGAGTGGGACCTGCTGG AAGTCCCTGGAGGTCGTCATGAAGTTTTCTATGACTGCTGTGCAGAACCCTATCCAGATGTTACCTTTGTGGTGACTTTGCGAAGGAGGACCTTGTTTTACGCCCTCAACCTGCTCATCCCCTGtgtgctcctctcctccatgaCTCTGCTGGTCTTCCTACTACCTGCCAACTCGGGGGAGAAGATCAGCCTGG GCATCACGGTTCtgctctctctgactgtcttcATGCTGATGGTTGCAGAGATTATGCCTGCCACTTCAGATTCTGTTCCCCTGATAG GTCAGTACTTTGCCAGCACCATGGTGATTGTTGGGATGTCAGTAGTAGCCACAGTCATCGTCCTTCAGTTCCATCACCACAGCCCCAAGGATGGACAAATGCCACACTGG gtgcACTTGGTTCTGCTGCAGTGGGTTCCTTGGTTCCTGCGGATGAAGCGTCCAGGAGAGGGAGTGGAGCCAACTCTTTCCAACAGCCAGACAGACTCTCAGAGCAAGACCCTTTCTTCtcctaccaccaccaccatccctACACCAGTGCCCTCCATCCTCCCCCAGAGCCTCAACTCCCTGCAGGCCAGTCTGGCCCAGCTCAGCCACCCTATGTCACAGCCACTCTCGCTTCAGCCCAACGCTCAGGCTGTCATCCTCCCTAATCCTGGCCACAGAGATCCCAGCCCCAGTCCACATCCACAGCCCAATGGCCACCTGCTTTACATGGGCTTTCAAACCATCCAGACAAATGCAGAGCTGGAGCCAGTTCAGAGGAGTGGAACTACAAGTTATGGGAGGGCTAACAGTGGACTATgtggtggagaaggagagggaggagcagcagcaggaggaagaggaggaactgGAGATACACCCATCTGTCACCACCTCCCATCTTCCAAGTTTGGGAACCTTCAACAAGACACTTCAGTGTCCCCAGACCCCGAACCATCCACCACATCCTCTGGACCGTGCGGCCTTGAAAATGTGGCTGGAGCTGGGAGACCAGCCATTATACATACCCACAGCGGTGTGATACGGTCTGTGGCAGTAGACAGCCAGCTGCAGGCTCTTCTGGTGGAGGTGCAGTTTCTAGTCGAACGCGTTAGGGAGCAGGATCGGCAGCTCAGTTTGGCGGAAGAGTGGCAGTTTGCTGCAGCTGTCATCGACCGCCTGTTCCTGGTGGGATTCAGTGTTTTCAACATCATCTGTACCATCGCTATTCTCATGGCTGCACCCAACTTTGGAGAAGCACTGTCAAAAGACTTCCtctga